One stretch of Hydrogenovibrio kuenenii DSM 12350 DNA includes these proteins:
- a CDS encoding beta strand repeat-containing protein: MTSTATHSYTVDTTADKGTVTINDVTSDNVINAAESGQTIAVTGTATGGDISANDTVTMTINGQEYTATVQSNGTWSVDVAGSDLAADADKGFTASVASTDAAGNPVTSTATHSYTVDTTADKGTVTINDVTSDNVINAAESGQTIAVTGTATGGDISANDTVTMTINGQEYTATVQSNGTWSVDVAGSDLAADADKGFTASVASTDAAGNPVTSTATHSYTVDTTADKGTVTINDVTSDNVINAAESGQTIAVTGTATGGDISANDTVTMTINGQEYTATVQSNGTWSVDVAGSDLAADADKGFTASVASTDAAGNPVTSTATHSYTVDTTADKGTVTINDVTSDNVINAAESGQTIAVTGTATGGDISANDTVTMTINGQEYTATVQSNGTWSVDVAGSDLAADADKGFTASVASTDAAGNPVTSTATHSYTVDTTADKGTVTINDVTSDNVINAAESGQTIAVTGTATGGDISANDTVTMTINGQEYTATVQSNGTWSVDVAGSDLAADADKGFTASVASTDAAGNPVTSTATHSYTVDTTADKGTVTINDVTSDNVINAAESGQTIAVTGTATGGDISANDTVTMTINGQEYTATVQSNGTWSVDVAGSDLAADADKGFTASVASTDAAGNPVTSTATHSYTVDTTADKGTVTINDVTSDNVINAAESGQTIAVTGTATGGGHQCK; the protein is encoded by the coding sequence GTGACGAGCACAGCGACTCACAGCTACACAGTTGATACCACAGCGGACAAAGGGACAGTCACCATCAACGACGTGACTTCAGACAACGTGATCAATGCCGCGGAGAGTGGACAAACCATCGCCGTGACAGGAACAGCAACTGGTGGCGACATCAGTGCAAATGACACAGTGACCATGACGATCAACGGCCAAGAGTACACAGCGACAGTGCAAAGCAATGGCACTTGGAGCGTGGATGTAGCCGGATCAGACCTAGCCGCGGATGCCGACAAAGGCTTCACAGCGAGTGTTGCGTCAACGGATGCCGCAGGCAACCCAGTGACGAGCACAGCGACTCACAGCTACACAGTTGATACCACAGCGGACAAAGGGACAGTCACCATCAACGACGTGACTTCAGACAACGTGATCAATGCCGCGGAGAGTGGACAAACCATCGCCGTGACAGGAACAGCAACTGGTGGCGACATCAGTGCAAATGACACAGTGACCATGACGATCAACGGCCAAGAGTACACAGCGACAGTGCAAAGCAATGGCACTTGGAGCGTGGATGTAGCCGGATCAGACCTAGCCGCGGATGCCGACAAAGGCTTCACAGCGAGTGTTGCGTCAACGGATGCCGCAGGCAACCCAGTGACGAGCACAGCGACTCACAGCTACACAGTTGATACCACAGCGGACAAAGGGACAGTCACCATCAACGACGTGACTTCAGACAACGTGATCAATGCCGCGGAGAGTGGACAAACCATCGCCGTGACAGGAACAGCAACTGGTGGCGACATCAGTGCAAATGACACAGTGACCATGACGATCAACGGCCAAGAGTACACAGCGACAGTGCAAAGCAATGGCACTTGGAGCGTGGATGTAGCCGGATCAGACCTAGCCGCGGATGCCGACAAAGGCTTCACAGCGAGTGTTGCGTCAACGGATGCCGCAGGCAACCCAGTGACGAGCACAGCGACTCACAGCTACACAGTTGATACCACAGCGGACAAAGGGACAGTCACCATCAACGACGTGACTTCAGACAACGTGATCAATGCCGCGGAGAGTGGACAAACCATCGCCGTGACAGGAACAGCAACTGGTGGCGACATCAGTGCAAATGACACAGTGACCATGACGATCAACGGCCAAGAGTACACAGCGACAGTGCAAAGCAATGGCACTTGGAGCGTGGATGTAGCCGGATCAGACCTAGCCGCGGATGCCGACAAAGGCTTCACAGCGAGTGTTGCGTCAACGGATGCCGCAGGCAACCCAGTGACGAGCACAGCGACTCACAGCTACACAGTTGATACCACAGCGGACAAAGGGACAGTCACCATCAACGACGTGACTTCAGACAACGTGATCAATGCCGCGGAGAGTGGACAAACCATCGCCGTGACAGGAACAGCAACTGGTGGCGACATCAGTGCAAATGACACAGTGACCATGACGATCAACGGCCAAGAGTACACAGCGACAGTGCAAAGCAATGGCACTTGGAGCGTGGATGTAGCCGGATCAGACCTAGCCGCGGATGCCGACAAAGGCTTCACAGCGAGTGTTGCGTCAACGGATGCCGCAGGCAACCCAGTGACGAGCACAGCGACTCACAGCTACACAGTTGATACCACAGCGGACAAAGGGACAGTCACCATCAACGACGTGACTTCAGACAACGTGATCAATGCCGCGGAGAGTGGACAAACCATCGCCGTGACAGGAACAGCAACTGGTGGCGACATCAGTGCAAATGACACAGTGACCATGACGATCAACGGCCAAGAGTACACAGCGACAGTGCAAAGCAATGGCACTTGGAGCGTGGATGTAGCCGGATCAGACCTAGCCGCGGATGCCGACAAAGGCTTCACAGCGAGTGTTGCGTCAACGGATGCCGCAGGCAACCCAGTGACGAGCACAGCGACTCACAGCTACACAGTTGATACCACAGCGGACAAAGGGACAGTCACCATCAACGACGTGACTTCAGACAACGTGATCAATGCCGCGGAGAGTGGACAAACCATCGCCGTGACAGGAACAGCAACTGGTGGCGGACATCAGTGCAAATGA
- a CDS encoding Ig-like domain-containing protein, giving the protein MDVAGSDLAADADKGFTASVASTDAAGNPVTSTATHSYTVDTTADKGTVTINDVTSDNVINAAESGQTIAVTGTATGGDISANDTVTMTINGQEYTATVQSNGTWSVDVSRIRPSRGCRQRLHSECCVNGCRRQPSDEHSDSQLHS; this is encoded by the coding sequence GTGGATGTAGCCGGATCAGACCTAGCCGCGGATGCCGACAAAGGCTTCACAGCGAGTGTTGCGTCAACGGATGCCGCAGGCAACCCAGTGACGAGCACAGCGACTCACAGCTACACAGTTGATACCACAGCGGACAAAGGGACAGTCACCATCAACGACGTGACTTCAGACAACGTGATCAATGCCGCGGAGAGTGGACAAACCATCGCCGTGACAGGAACAGCAACTGGTGGCGACATCAGTGCAAATGACACAGTGACCATGACGATCAACGGCCAAGAGTACACAGCGACAGTGCAAAGCAATGGCACTTGGAGCGTGGATGTAAGCCGGATCAGACCTAGCCGCGGATGCCGACAAAGGCTTCACAGCGAGTGTTGCGTCAACGGATGCCGCAGGCAACCCAGTGACGAGCACAGCGACTCACAGCTACACAGTTGA